A genomic segment from Campylobacter concisus encodes:
- the moaA gene encoding GTP 3',8-cyclase MoaA has translation MLIDKYGRVVDYLRISVTQRCNFRCRYCMPTTPFSWTPRENLLTFEELFLFVKVAIDEGIKKIRITGGEPLVRKDLDVFIKMISDYNPDIDLALTTNGYMLSHFAKRLKDAGLKRINMSLDTLNEQKAKFIAQKSVLHEVLAGFEAAHDAGLKVKINTVALKGVNDDELINLLEFAKFRDSQIRFIEYMENSHAKDDLKGLSSDEILKIISQKYNVTKDGKLPNAPASIYRLDDGYKFGIIDPHKHDFCESCNRIRLSAEGLLIPCLYFEEALSIKKAVEKGDIVAASEILRQVLANKPKENKWAIGANNETSSRAFYQTGG, from the coding sequence ATGCTAATCGATAAATATGGTCGGGTTGTTGATTATTTAAGGATTTCTGTAACTCAGCGTTGCAACTTTAGGTGTAGGTATTGTATGCCTACAACGCCATTTAGCTGGACGCCAAGGGAGAATTTATTAACCTTTGAAGAGCTATTTTTATTTGTAAAAGTGGCTATCGATGAAGGTATAAAAAAGATAAGAATTACTGGTGGCGAACCGCTTGTACGTAAGGATTTGGACGTTTTTATAAAGATGATAAGTGATTATAATCCAGACATCGATCTAGCACTTACTACAAATGGCTATATGCTTTCACACTTTGCCAAAAGGTTAAAAGACGCTGGACTAAAGCGCATAAATATGTCACTTGATACACTAAATGAGCAAAAGGCTAAATTTATCGCACAAAAAAGCGTTTTACACGAAGTTTTAGCTGGCTTTGAAGCAGCTCATGATGCTGGATTAAAGGTAAAAATAAACACTGTCGCACTAAAAGGCGTAAATGATGATGAGCTTATAAATTTGCTCGAGTTTGCTAAATTTAGAGATTCTCAGATTAGATTTATTGAGTATATGGAAAATTCACACGCTAAAGATGATCTAAAAGGGCTAAGTAGCGATGAAATTTTAAAAATTATCTCACAAAAATATAATGTTACAAAAGATGGAAAACTACCAAATGCGCCTGCATCTATTTATAGACTTGATGATGGTTATAAATTTGGGATCATTGATCCACACAAGCACGACTTTTGCGAGAGTTGCAACCGCATCAGACTAAGTGCTGAGGGACTTTTGATACCTTGCCTTTACTTTGAAGAGGCTCTTAGCATCAAAAAAGCGGTTGAAAAAGGTGATATCGTAGCTGCAAGTGAAATTTTAAGGCAAGTACTAGCAAACAAGCCAAAAGAGAACAAATGGGCGATAGGTGCTAACAATGAAACCTCTTCGCGTGCCTTTTATCAAACTGGTGGTTGA
- a CDS encoding 7-carboxy-7-deazaguanine synthase QueE produces the protein MSKELELVEAFLSIQGEGAYQGRLAIFLRFLGCNLNCSGFGVQTKSLKTGESLLGCDSIRAVFKGHFNYKIYSVDEILGIVDNLCKGLMQKPIIVLTGGEPLIWHENENFINLVKKLLEDYEVHFETNGTILINFAKYEIYKKCHFALGVKLVNSGVSEQKRINLDAILAIKNNARSSFLKFVLSHFDKSELDEIINIKNQVDLPVWCMAIGANRAELNENALKTAEFAIKHGFNYSERIHIRLWGDKEGV, from the coding sequence ATGAGCAAAGAGCTAGAGCTAGTTGAAGCGTTTTTAAGTATTCAAGGCGAGGGAGCTTACCAAGGCAGACTCGCCATATTTTTACGCTTTTTAGGCTGCAACTTAAACTGCTCTGGCTTTGGCGTGCAAACAAAATCTTTAAAAACTGGCGAAAGCTTACTAGGATGTGATAGCATAAGGGCTGTTTTTAAAGGGCATTTTAATTATAAAATTTACAGTGTAGATGAAATTTTAGGCATAGTTGACAACCTATGCAAAGGCTTAATGCAAAAACCGATCATTGTTTTAACCGGTGGCGAGCCGCTCATCTGGCATGAAAATGAAAATTTTATAAATTTGGTAAAGAAATTGCTTGAAGATTATGAAGTGCATTTTGAAACGAATGGCACTATCTTAATTAATTTTGCTAAATATGAAATTTATAAAAAATGCCACTTTGCACTTGGTGTAAAGCTAGTAAATAGCGGAGTTAGTGAGCAAAAACGCATAAATTTAGATGCTATTTTGGCTATTAAAAATAATGCAAGAAGCAGCTTTTTAAAATTTGTCCTCTCGCACTTTGACAAAAGCGAGTTGGACGAGATTATAAATATAAAAAATCAAGTTGATTTACCAGTTTGGTGTATGGCAATAGGAGCAAATAGAGCTGAGCTAAACGAAAATGCTTTAAAAACAGCAGAATTTGCCATAAAGCATGGATTTAATTATTCAGAGCGTATCCACATCAGGCTTTGGGGCGATAAAGAAGGTGTTTGA
- a CDS encoding 6-pyruvoyl trahydropterin synthase family protein → MIIRKLFRFENAHIVRFCSSKRCRTSIHGHSYVAEILLSSNFLDNAGMVYDFGLMKQNIKTIIDSFDHATTIFSGDNDEYKNDLKKHSARWIEIPLNPSAEQFCRIFFVMIERLLELSVMNNGEREVKLHSIIVHETDTGYAQCFKEDAVNAQMGEIKLDEIKFSDAIIEEWEDKNLFEKMKNRLKIEIPKDV, encoded by the coding sequence ATGATTATTAGAAAGCTTTTTAGATTTGAAAATGCACATATTGTGAGATTTTGTAGCTCAAAGCGTTGTAGGACTAGCATCCACGGGCACAGCTATGTGGCTGAAATTTTACTTAGCTCAAATTTTCTTGATAATGCCGGCATGGTTTATGATTTTGGCTTAATGAAACAAAATATAAAAACGATCATTGATAGTTTTGATCACGCTACGACAATATTTTCAGGCGATAATGATGAATATAAAAATGATCTAAAAAAGCACTCGGCAAGATGGATCGAGATCCCGCTAAATCCAAGTGCAGAGCAGTTTTGTCGTATATTTTTTGTTATGATAGAGCGGCTGCTTGAACTTAGCGTGATGAATAACGGTGAGCGTGAAGTGAAGCTTCATAGCATTATCGTGCATGAGACTGATACTGGCTATGCACAGTGCTTTAAAGAGGATGCCGTAAATGCGCAAATGGGCGAGATAAAGCTAGATGAGATAAAATTTTCAGATGCTATCATAGAAGAGTGGGAAGATAAAAATTTATTCGAGAAAATGAAAAATAGGTTAAAAATAGAAATTCCAAAGGACGTTTGA
- a CDS encoding DUF6115 domain-containing protein, translating into MEIYIFLGFGIVLAIIVALMLIKDSETNKKFARFERAIESVMQENFNLKKQISMLEGEAFKNSEQYEPLKKQIKENIDLQINEKIVPIIRAIKSIERVIDDFATEQKDRIVSLEERTRDINKIAPSVINEEEQILKMFKDGKSAAMIAKDLHVGMGRVEFVLKFHKLA; encoded by the coding sequence ATGGAAATTTATATTTTTTTAGGCTTTGGTATCGTTTTGGCGATAATAGTAGCTTTAATGTTGATAAAAGATAGTGAGACAAATAAAAAATTTGCGAGATTTGAGCGAGCGATAGAAAGCGTTATGCAAGAAAATTTTAACCTCAAAAAGCAAATTTCAATGCTTGAAGGCGAGGCATTTAAAAATAGTGAACAATATGAGCCACTTAAAAAACAGATAAAAGAAAATATTGATTTGCAAATAAATGAGAAAATTGTGCCAATAATTCGTGCGATTAAGAGCATCGAGCGAGTAATTGATGATTTTGCAACAGAGCAAAAAGATAGAATTGTTAGTCTTGAAGAGCGAACAAGAGATATTAATAAAATCGCACCAAGTGTCATCAATGAAGAAGAGCAAATTTTAAAAATGTTTAAAGACGGAAAAAGTGCAGCGATGATCGCAAAGGACCTTCATGTTGGAATGGGGCGAGTCGAGTTTGTGCTTAAATTTCATAAATTAGCCTAA
- a CDS encoding iron-sulfur cluster assembly scaffold protein has translation MAKNNLIGGSIWDEYSKVVQDRMNNPKFMGEITEEDAKKANAKLIVADFGAESCGDAVRLYWLVDEKTDKIIDAKFKSFGCGTAIASSDTMAELCIGKTVDEAVKITNLDVEKAMRDNPDTPAVPPQKMHCSVMAYDVIKAAAASYKGIDPEHFEDEIIVCECARVSLGTIKEVIRLNDLHTVEEITQYTKAGAFCKSCVKPGGHEKREYYLVDILRDTRAEMEREKIEAQANAQANHTLGDISFENMTMVGQLKAVESVIDKEIRPMLEMDGGNLEILDIRNDNGENTDIYIRYLGACSGCASGSTGTLYAIENVLQESLSPKIRVMPI, from the coding sequence ATGGCAAAGAATAATTTGATCGGAGGCTCTATCTGGGATGAGTATTCTAAGGTAGTGCAAGATAGGATGAATAATCCTAAATTTATGGGAGAGATAACCGAAGAAGATGCTAAAAAGGCAAACGCAAAGCTTATTGTGGCTGACTTTGGTGCAGAAAGCTGCGGTGATGCGGTTAGGCTATACTGGCTTGTTGATGAAAAGACAGACAAAATAATAGATGCTAAATTTAAAAGCTTTGGCTGTGGCACAGCGATAGCTAGTTCTGATACGATGGCTGAGCTTTGTATCGGAAAAACAGTCGATGAAGCTGTCAAGATCACAAACCTTGATGTAGAAAAAGCTATGCGCGACAATCCAGATACGCCAGCAGTCCCACCTCAAAAGATGCACTGCTCTGTTATGGCGTATGACGTTATAAAAGCAGCTGCGGCAAGCTATAAGGGCATAGACCCAGAGCATTTTGAAGATGAGATCATCGTTTGCGAGTGCGCTAGGGTAAGCCTTGGTACGATTAAAGAAGTGATAAGACTAAATGACCTTCACACGGTTGAAGAGATCACGCAGTACACCAAAGCTGGTGCATTTTGCAAGTCTTGCGTAAAGCCTGGTGGCCATGAAAAAAGAGAATATTATTTGGTGGATATTTTGCGTGATACTAGGGCTGAGATGGAGCGTGAGAAGATCGAAGCTCAGGCAAATGCCCAAGCAAATCACACTTTAGGCGACATTAGCTTTGAAAATATGACGATGGTAGGGCAGTTAAAAGCGGTAGAGTCTGTCATAGATAAAGAAATTCGCCCAATGCTCGAGATGGATGGTGGAAATCTAGAAATTTTAGATATTAGAAATGATAACGGCGAAAATACTGATATTTACATACGCTATCTTGGTGCTTGCTCAGGCTGTGCAAGTGGCTCAACTGGCACTCTTTACGCGATTGAAAATGTCTTGCAAGAGAGCTTAAGCCCAAAAATTAGGGTTATGCCTATTTGA
- a CDS encoding thioredoxin reductase, with translation MKKIIFTALAILVIAISLIAINKRTNKGNLMDNNNTYIVIAPNGNMIEIDKKTNLIASKNIKNDSAYLEEKSQMLIQARSILDSSPYKNYKPLYYNPKPNSLGQTDYLSFKPWLDISYKPSSTKLSPWTKSEKAYYESLKDKRDRYIYLVKRSNLKCTMIDIPEDAIARVDSKGKLTKPEYAEIYDEVNAHKGTLKSMLFSAEWGICAGILGDPMGFSHGNEAGFKARDYQRIFLAAQLGVVKALDFLGDLFEYTTYDIGLNKNLQMAKEFRKLFTNPPLDEYGMMPYLDEIVGSYFVMDFNRDNLVVIPDGGFYAGLRELVEDKGKLLDPRDLDANETTRNEFDNFIKKVLDDNKEDFKGGFPAEWDERRLSLYIDSTILEAKIMSLTPPEGYPNAPYYNTPEELTRLYEAGKLDKKLNPLIPVMYRESFPEDLRQKILSYAKEHNIKD, from the coding sequence ATGAAGAAGATTATATTTACAGCTTTAGCTATCTTAGTAATAGCTATATCACTAATAGCAATAAATAAAAGAACGAATAAAGGAAATTTAATGGATAACAATAATACATATATAGTTATAGCTCCGAATGGAAATATGATCGAGATTGATAAGAAGACTAATTTAATAGCTTCTAAAAATATCAAAAATGATAGTGCATACTTAGAGGAAAAATCCCAAATGCTTATTCAAGCTCGCTCCATCCTAGACTCATCTCCATATAAAAACTATAAACCACTATACTATAACCCTAAACCAAATTCTTTAGGTCAAACAGACTATCTATCATTTAAGCCATGGCTAGATATTAGTTATAAACCAAGCTCAACTAAACTATCTCCTTGGACTAAATCAGAAAAAGCTTACTATGAAAGCTTAAAAGATAAGAGAGATAGATATATCTATCTAGTAAAAAGAAGTAATCTAAAATGTACTATGATAGATATTCCTGAAGATGCAATAGCTAGAGTAGATAGTAAAGGCAAACTAACCAAACCAGAATATGCTGAAATTTATGATGAAGTAAATGCTCACAAAGGCACATTAAAATCAATGCTCTTTTCTGCAGAGTGGGGAATATGTGCTGGGATACTTGGAGATCCTATGGGATTTTCACATGGAAATGAAGCAGGCTTTAAAGCAAGAGATTATCAAAGAATTTTCTTAGCAGCTCAATTAGGAGTAGTAAAAGCTTTAGATTTTTTAGGTGATCTATTTGAATACACTACTTATGATATAGGTCTAAACAAAAATTTACAAATGGCTAAAGAATTTAGAAAACTATTTACTAATCCTCCGCTAGATGAATATGGTATGATGCCTTATCTTGATGAAATAGTGGGAAGCTATTTCGTGATGGATTTTAATAGGGATAATTTAGTGGTTATACCAGATGGAGGCTTCTATGCTGGGCTTAGAGAACTTGTAGAAGATAAAGGTAAACTACTAGACCCTAGAGACCTAGATGCTAATGAGACTACAAGAAATGAATTTGATAACTTTATAAAGAAAGTTCTAGATGACAATAAAGAGGATTTTAAAGGTGGGTTTCCTGCAGAGTGGGATGAAAGAAGACTATCTCTTTACATCGACTCCACCATCCTAGAAGCCAAAATAATGTCCCTAACTCCACCTGAGGGCTATCCTAATGCACCATACTACAACACACCTGAAGAGCTAACAAGACTATATGAAGCAGGTAAATTAGACAAAAAGCTAAATCCTTTAATACCAGTAATGTATAGAGAAAGCTTTCCTGAAGATCTTAGGCAAAAGATACTAAGCTATGCAAAAGAGCATAATATAAAGGATTAA
- a CDS encoding FAD-dependent oxidoreductase: MGKVAIIGDSFSALFTAYELAKKGEEILIISSQKDDFTNGILAPFGTHALAKDGAISSSFMGLVSKKSELDISICLNENFRAWMTNFTLKSTKAHDKKMQILFSKFGKKSFEILRDLSNKYPQINFDESGVYLLFSNDESFKKKLDEIKVAHSEQEILSVDKELANFGLINKNIKGAINLVKNASIDINELKKALINELNSLGVKFINDEIYELKTQGQIVQKATGNNGEYEADNFVIASKNLELSNKLGTSINAILAKFYTIDLSLNEGQIPKKPIILNDLFAKIYPTKNGVTIITNLQVGAIDTLVKTEKINAFLNELKIHLGISELKEPSFRANYVLLSSNDKPALGRDNIYSNLIYNQAYGLNELSFAPYFAGVLASLIKDGKNNEKNDEILLFSSFYEG; encoded by the coding sequence ATGGGCAAAGTAGCGATTATTGGAGATAGTTTTAGTGCGTTATTTACGGCTTACGAATTAGCTAAAAAGGGTGAAGAAATTTTAATTATTAGCAGCCAAAAAGATGATTTTACAAATGGAATTTTAGCGCCTTTTGGCACACACGCTCTTGCAAAAGATGGAGCGATATCTAGCTCATTTATGGGGCTAGTTAGCAAAAAAAGCGAGCTTGATATAAGTATTTGCTTAAATGAAAATTTTAGAGCTTGGATGACAAATTTTACACTTAAATCAACCAAAGCTCACGACAAAAAGATGCAAATTTTGTTTTCAAAATTTGGTAAGAAAAGCTTTGAAATTTTAAGAGATTTAAGCAACAAATATCCGCAGATAAATTTCGATGAGAGCGGCGTTTATCTACTTTTTAGCAATGACGAAAGCTTTAAAAAAAAGCTTGATGAGATAAAGGTTGCCCATAGCGAGCAAGAAATTTTAAGCGTAGATAAAGAGCTTGCAAATTTTGGGCTAATAAATAAAAACATAAAAGGTGCTATAAATTTAGTTAAAAACGCAAGTATTGACATAAATGAGCTCAAAAAAGCTTTGATAAATGAGCTAAATTCTCTTGGGGTAAAATTTATAAATGATGAAATTTATGAGTTAAAAACGCAAGGGCAAATAGTGCAAAAAGCTACCGGCAATAACGGCGAATATGAGGCCGATAACTTTGTGATCGCTTCAAAAAATTTAGAGCTTTCAAATAAGCTAGGTACGAGCATAAATGCGATTTTGGCTAAATTTTACACCATTGATCTTAGCCTAAATGAAGGACAAATCCCTAAAAAACCAATCATTTTAAATGATCTATTTGCCAAAATTTATCCAACTAAAAATGGCGTTACGATTATTACAAATTTACAAGTCGGCGCTATCGATACGCTTGTTAAAACTGAAAAGATTAATGCATTTTTAAATGAGCTAAAGATACATCTTGGCATAAGCGAGCTAAAAGAGCCTAGCTTTAGAGCAAACTACGTGCTTCTTAGCTCAAACGATAAGCCAGCTCTTGGACGCGATAACATATATAGCAACTTGATCTACAACCAAGCTTATGGACTAAATGAACTTAGCTTTGCTCCGTATTTTGCCGGTGTTTTGGCAAGTCTTATAAAAGATGGTAAAAACAACGAGAAAAATGATGAAATTTTACTCTTTAGCTCGTTTTACGAGGGCTAG
- a CDS encoding 16S rRNA (uracil(1498)-N(3))-methyltransferase, with the protein MKFLYDKNAGNESLKIVNEAFLHIKARRMQAGERISVRNLRDFKEYIYEIDEIDRRSASLSLVFASLNGEQKFDFTIAWAIVDPKTIEKTLPFLNELGVGKIAFVYTKFSQANFKIDIERLNYINALSCEQCGRISLMEFEIYKNLDDLISVYKNVSAINFGGKNLNEKKDDEILIIGPEGGFNEDETAKFKNSYGLNTKNILRSQTAVISVAAKFLA; encoded by the coding sequence ATGAAATTTTTATATGATAAAAATGCAGGTAATGAAAGTTTAAAGATAGTAAATGAAGCTTTTTTGCATATAAAAGCTAGAAGAATGCAAGCTGGTGAGCGAATAAGTGTTAGAAATTTACGAGACTTTAAAGAGTATATTTATGAAATTGATGAGATTGATAGGCGAAGTGCGAGCTTAAGTCTTGTCTTTGCTAGCTTAAATGGTGAGCAAAAATTCGACTTTACGATCGCTTGGGCTATCGTCGATCCAAAGACGATCGAAAAGACATTACCATTTTTAAACGAACTTGGTGTTGGTAAAATAGCTTTTGTCTATACTAAATTTTCTCAAGCAAATTTTAAGATAGATATTGAAAGGCTAAACTATATAAATGCTCTATCTTGCGAGCAGTGCGGACGAATATCGCTAATGGAGTTTGAAATTTACAAAAATTTAGATGACCTAATAAGCGTTTATAAAAATGTCTCGGCCATAAATTTTGGCGGTAAAAATTTAAATGAAAAAAAAGATGATGAAATTTTAATAATTGGTCCAGAGGGCGGATTTAACGAGGATGAGACGGCTAAATTTAAAAATAGCTACGGCCTAAATACAAAAAATATCTTAAGATCACAGACCGCGGTTATCTCAGTAGCGGCAAAATTCCTGGCTTAA
- the miaA gene encoding tRNA (adenosine(37)-N6)-dimethylallyltransferase MiaA — MFKEFAIIGTTASGKSDLAFELAKELNGVILSLDSLALYKEIDIVSAKPNKEQLETIKHFGVDEIYPDEEFSVGAFFEIYKNAKDFARLQDCPLIITGGSGFYLKSMLSGLAPDVPKCEPNLSNEEIYELAIKIDPEFASKFSQNDSYRLEKWYQIYNFSNQIPSIWLRENTKESIIKELAIFEILWDKDELRKRIKKRTKGMLEAGLIDEAKFLFDKYKSEPKPLKSIGLKECKQFLDKEISQNELEELITTHTAQLAKRQRTFNRSQFEKKFVGDLDQIRSEILKFLRE, encoded by the coding sequence TTGTTTAAAGAATTTGCAATAATTGGCACCACAGCAAGCGGCAAAAGCGATCTTGCATTTGAGCTTGCAAAGGAGCTTAATGGCGTCATCTTAAGTCTTGATTCGCTTGCACTTTATAAAGAGATAGATATCGTCAGTGCAAAGCCAAATAAAGAACAGCTTGAAACTATAAAGCACTTTGGTGTAGATGAAATTTATCCTGATGAAGAATTTAGCGTTGGGGCATTTTTTGAAATTTATAAAAATGCAAAGGATTTTGCACGCTTACAAGACTGCCCACTCATCATTACAGGAGGTAGCGGATTTTATCTAAAATCAATGCTTAGCGGACTTGCACCAGATGTGCCAAAATGTGAGCCAAATTTAAGCAATGAAGAAATTTATGAGCTAGCTATAAAAATCGATCCTGAGTTTGCAAGTAAATTTAGTCAAAATGACTCTTATCGCCTCGAAAAGTGGTATCAAATTTATAATTTTAGTAACCAAATCCCAAGCATTTGGCTAAGAGAAAATACTAAAGAGAGCATCATAAAAGAGCTAGCGATATTTGAAATTTTATGGGATAAAGATGAGCTTAGAAAACGCATCAAAAAGAGAACAAAAGGCATGCTTGAAGCTGGGCTCATAGATGAGGCAAAATTTTTATTTGATAAATACAAAAGTGAGCCAAAACCCCTAAAATCAATAGGTTTAAAAGAGTGCAAGCAATTTTTAGATAAAGAAATTTCTCAAAACGAGCTTGAAGAGCTCATAACTACGCATACGGCTCAGTTAGCAAAACGTCAGCGAACCTTTAATCGCTCGCAGTTTGAAAAAAAATTCGTGGGTGATTTGGATCAAATTAGAAGTGAAATTTTAAAATTTTTAAGAGAATAA
- the rpmE gene encoding 50S ribosomal protein L31 — MKKDIHPEYVDCTVTCACGNTFKTKSNKSEIRIDICDKCHPFFTGSEKIVDSAGRVEKFKKKYAQK, encoded by the coding sequence ATGAAAAAAGATATCCATCCAGAATACGTAGATTGCACTGTAACTTGTGCTTGCGGAAACACTTTTAAAACAAAGTCAAACAAAAGCGAGATCAGAATTGACATTTGCGACAAGTGCCACCCATTTTTTACAGGCAGCGAAAAGATAGTTGACAGTGCCGGCCGTGTTGAGAAATTTAAGAAAAAATACGCTCAAAAATAA
- the mqnP gene encoding menaquinone biosynthesis prenyltransferase MqnP: MIEKLKIIAELIVFKHSVFALPFIFVAMIVASKIESGSAWFGFKLLILGTFCAVSARNFAMAFNRYKDEDIDKLNPRTASRPSVDGRIGRSNMQLFIAANAFIFIVCAYFINSLAFWLSFPILAVLGGYSLFKRFSELAHLVLGLSLGLAPIAGVVAVSAAIPLWSVLLCLGVTFWVAGFDLLYSLQDMKFDKENKLFSIPAIYGDKATLFLSAIFHALAFIFWLLFAWAAGLGAMAFFGILVSGVILFFEHRIVRRDFSKIDRAFFTLNGYLGILFFIFVWISVL; encoded by the coding sequence ATGATAGAAAAATTAAAAATTATTGCTGAACTTATCGTTTTTAAGCATTCTGTTTTTGCTTTGCCTTTTATTTTTGTGGCGATGATAGTTGCTAGTAAGATAGAAAGTGGCTCGGCTTGGTTTGGCTTTAAACTGCTTATTTTGGGTACTTTTTGCGCTGTTAGTGCTAGAAATTTTGCTATGGCTTTTAATAGATACAAAGATGAAGATATCGATAAGTTAAATCCGCGAACTGCGAGCCGTCCAAGCGTTGATGGTCGTATCGGTAGGAGCAATATGCAGCTTTTCATTGCAGCAAATGCGTTTATTTTTATTGTATGCGCTTATTTTATAAATTCGCTCGCATTTTGGCTAAGTTTTCCTATCCTTGCCGTACTTGGCGGATATTCGCTATTTAAACGCTTTAGCGAGCTAGCACACTTGGTGCTTGGCCTTAGCTTAGGTCTTGCTCCTATCGCTGGTGTGGTCGCAGTTAGCGCTGCTATACCGCTTTGGAGCGTATTACTTTGTCTTGGTGTGACATTTTGGGTAGCTGGATTTGACTTGCTTTACTCGCTTCAAGATATGAAATTTGATAAAGAAAACAAGCTCTTTAGCATACCAGCTATTTACGGCGACAAGGCTACGCTTTTTTTATCGGCCATTTTTCACGCTTTGGCTTTTATATTTTGGCTGCTTTTTGCTTGGGCAGCTGGGCTTGGAGCGATGGCATTTTTTGGAATTTTGGTAAGTGGCGTTATTTTATTTTTTGAGCATAGGATCGTAAGACGCGACTTTAGTAAGATAGATAGAGCATTTTTTACATTAAATGGTTATTTGGGAATTTTATTTTTTATCTTTGTTTGGATTAGCGTATTATGA
- a CDS encoding NifS family cysteine desulfurase — translation MRVYLDNNATTMVDPEAFELMKPYFCEKYGNPNSLHKFGSETHPALRTALDQLYAGLNAKDSDDIVVTSCATESNNWVVKGIYFDKIATGEKKRIVTTAVEHPAILATCKFLEKYGVELTVLDVNNDGIVAPEQLRAVMDENVALVSIMSANNETGMIFPIKELASIAHEYGALFHTDAVQAVGKIKINVQDLDVDFLSFSAHKFHGPKGVGALFIKNSMPLSSLLHGGEHMGGRRSGTLDVPGIIGMGKALELANKFMDYEHSHVRRLRDKLEDAILKIPDVSVVGKKEQRVPNTILASIKGVEGEAMLWDLNKAGIAASTGSACASETLESNPIMEAIGADKELAHTALRLSLSRFNTEEEIDYAIEHITKAVNRLRGISSTFAYAPEWHKSGL, via the coding sequence TTGAGAGTATATTTAGACAATAACGCTACAACAATGGTTGATCCTGAAGCTTTTGAGCTTATGAAACCATATTTTTGTGAAAAATACGGCAATCCAAACTCGCTTCATAAATTTGGCTCTGAAACACATCCAGCTTTAAGAACAGCACTAGATCAGCTCTATGCCGGACTAAATGCAAAAGATAGCGATGATATCGTCGTTACCTCATGCGCGACTGAGAGCAATAACTGGGTAGTAAAAGGCATCTACTTTGACAAAATAGCAACTGGCGAGAAAAAGCGTATCGTAACAACCGCAGTTGAGCATCCAGCTATTTTGGCAACTTGTAAATTTTTAGAAAAATATGGCGTAGAGCTTACTGTTTTAGATGTAAATAACGATGGTATAGTTGCACCAGAACAGCTAAGAGCTGTAATGGATGAGAATGTAGCACTTGTTTCTATAATGAGTGCAAATAACGAAACCGGCATGATCTTTCCTATAAAAGAGCTTGCTAGTATCGCTCATGAATATGGGGCTTTATTCCACACGGATGCGGTTCAAGCAGTTGGTAAGATAAAGATAAATGTTCAAGACCTTGACGTTGATTTTTTAAGCTTTTCTGCGCATAAATTTCACGGACCAAAGGGTGTTGGAGCACTATTTATAAAAAATAGTATGCCACTAAGTAGCTTGCTTCATGGCGGCGAGCATATGGGCGGACGCAGAAGCGGCACGCTTGATGTTCCTGGCATCATCGGCATGGGTAAAGCACTTGAACTGGCAAATAAATTTATGGATTATGAGCACTCTCATGTTCGCCGTTTGCGTGATAAGCTTGAAGATGCAATTTTAAAAATTCCTGACGTTAGCGTTGTAGGAAAAAAAGAACAACGTGTGCCAAATACCATTTTGGCTTCTATAAAAGGCGTTGAAGGCGAAGCTATGCTTTGGGATCTAAATAAAGCTGGCATCGCAGCTTCAACTGGCTCAGCATGTGCAAGTGAAACATTAGAGAGTAACCCAATAATGGAGGCTATAGGGGCAGATAAAGAGCTAGCTCACACCGCACTTAGACTATCTCTTTCTAGATTTAATACAGAAGAAGAGATTGATTATGCGATCGAGCACATAACAAAAGCAGTAAATAGACTAAGAGGCATCTCTAGTACATTTGCCTACGCCCCAGAATGGCATAAGAGTGGATTATAA